ATCAATCGTTACAGTAACCTGCGGATGTGCTTTTATCTCTTTCCAAGCCTCCTCCATTTCTGCCGACCAATGAATATCATCGAACACAAATACTGAATTTTCACGGGCAAAGGGCAGGCAGGCGTGAAAGTATTCGAGCGTGGGTTGCTTGCGGTGATTGCCGTCGAAATACACATAGTCCACGCTTCTGAGCGTGTGCAGCGCGGGCAGCAGTTCGTTTTCAAATGTGCCGTTACGCAGTTCGGTTTTCAGGTGTTGTTGTTCAAATACCGATTTTGCCATTGCCGAAATATTCGGGCAGCCTTCAATGGTAATGAACTTCGCATCGGGTGCGGCGGTTTGCTGATAGAGTGTGGTAATGCCCAGCGATGTACCCAGCTCAAGCATGGTGGCGGGCGCAAGATGTTTTACAAAACGATACAGAAACTGCCCCGCACGCGGCGATTTGGCGGCATTCCGGGCAATGTCGGCCACTACGCGCGGGCCTGAGGCTCCGGTGCCAAAATCAACC
This genomic stretch from Bacteroidota bacterium harbors:
- a CDS encoding class I SAM-dependent methyltransferase, yielding MSGWFRAKAWLIYKRDAKNRHGVHSPFVYALNDKVFPEERGADFSKHPAEAWRTLCLNNHDTIDVVDFGTGASGPRVVADIARNAAKSPRAGQFLYRFVKHLAPATMLELGTSLGITTLYQQTAAPDAKFITIEGCPNISAMAKSVFEQQHLKTELRNGTFENELLPALHTLRSVDYVYFDGNHRKQPTLEYFHACLPFARENSVFVFDDIHWSAEMEEAWKEIKAHPQVTVTIDVFDFGLVFFRKGQVREDFVITW